The following is a genomic window from Hymenobacter chitinivorans DSM 11115.
CTTGAGCAGGTCCGTGAACATGCCGTTGAGCACCGAAGTGGCTTGAATAGGAGCTTTGTCGAGGCGGCGGGCAAACTCGCGGCGCAGGTCGAAGTTGCGGTTGGAGCCCTCGGGCAGGCGGGTAAAGTCGGCGGAATAGTCGGAGGGAATAAAGCGGGGCACGCCGGCGGCCACGGCCGCGTCGAGCAGGCGGGATTGGGCCTCCACAATCACTTCCCGCAGCCCCGACAAGGCCGACACGACGCAGGCCGCACCCTCGCAGGCCCGGATCAGGGCCGCTGCGTCGTCGTATTCCACGGCCACTATCTCGGCGCCCTGCAGGCGCAGGGAAGCGGCCTCGGCGCCGGTGGTAGCCAGGGGGCGCACCAGGGCCCGCACGGTGGCCCCGCGCTGGCGCAGAGCGTGGGCAATCAGCAGGCCCAGGGCCCCGGTGGCGCCAGCCAGGACGATGGGGGCAGCGGTAGAGGTTGGGTCGGAGGCCGTAGCGGCAGAAGTGGGAGTCATAAGTTGGGGTAGGTGAGGAAACTAGATAACCGCAAAACTGTGGTTGAGGTTACTGGGCGGCCAGCTCGAATATTTCACCCCCGGCCAGCTCATAGCGAATCAGGCCGTCGTGCTTATCCCAGAAAAAGGCTCGTACCGGCCCGGTGCCGCGCTGGGTGGCGTTCTGGCCCTGGCGAAAGACGTAGGCGGCCGGGTAGGTTTTGCCGGTGGTGCTCAGCGTGCAGCTCTGGCGCACGAGCCGGGCCAAGGGGCCGCCAGCCAGAGCCGCCGAGTCGCCCTCCAGGCCCGCCACGTTCAGCGTAAGCCAGCCCGCGCGCCCGGGCTTATGCTTGCGGATGTTGACCACAAAGTCGCGGTGCTGGGCATCG
Proteins encoded in this region:
- a CDS encoding NmrA family NAD(P)-binding protein; amino-acid sequence: MTPTSAATASDPTSTAAPIVLAGATGALGLLIAHALRQRGATVRALVRPLATTGAEAASLRLQGAEIVAVEYDDAAALIRACEGAACVVSALSGLREVIVEAQSRLLDAAVAAGVPRFIPSDYSADFTRLPEGSNRNFDLRREFARRLDKAPIQATSVLNGMFTDLLKGQAPVILTGPRRVVYWGSPDQPLDFTTMVNTAEYTAAAALDPTTPRYLRVAGEVASIRGLQAAARAATGQEFKLLRAGSLGVLAGLIKVTKTVAPARHEVFPPWQGMQYLHNMLSGQAKLAEPLDNDRYPGIRWTQVREVLAGRD